Proteins encoded within one genomic window of Rhizobium favelukesii:
- a CDS encoding NfeD family protein, which yields MSVPQVVALSLRCWRWLPPILISLFSLLSAVGLTALLASESKRAAIVLKVNGAISPAAADYVMRGLQRAGERGAGLIVLQIDTPGGLDTSMREIIRAILASSVPVAGFVAPSGARAASAGTYILYASHIAAMAPGTNLGAATPIALGGKPFGGEPEPNKDNPSGKPPQPPRDASEAKAINDAVAYIRGLAELRNRNADWAEKAVREAASLSSTAAAREHVIDFTAATVGDLLTQAQGRMVRVGQTDVRLDTAGLVVEEFQPDWRTRLLSVITDPNIAIILMMVGIYGLIFEFLAPGTMLPGTIGGICLLLGLYALALLPVSFAGIGLIILGVGLTVAEAHSPTFGALGVGGGVALVLGATILFDTDIPGLEVSWPVLGAIAAASLAFSLVVARLAFTSRWREVATGAEQMIGISGKVESWAGARGYVIAHGERWKAISAEPLAAGDGVRVTGRNGLTLEVARSLQEI from the coding sequence ATGAGCGTTCCGCAGGTGGTAGCGCTGAGCTTAAGGTGTTGGCGGTGGCTGCCGCCAATCCTGATCTCGTTGTTCTCGCTGCTCTCAGCTGTGGGCCTGACGGCCCTGCTGGCATCGGAATCCAAGCGCGCGGCTATAGTCTTGAAGGTGAACGGCGCCATCAGTCCGGCGGCTGCCGACTATGTGATGCGAGGCCTTCAACGTGCCGGCGAACGTGGCGCGGGCCTGATTGTCCTACAGATCGACACACCAGGCGGTCTCGACACCTCCATGCGGGAAATCATTCGCGCAATCCTTGCGTCGTCCGTGCCTGTGGCAGGTTTTGTGGCACCGAGTGGGGCGCGGGCGGCCAGTGCTGGCACCTATATTCTCTACGCAAGCCATATCGCGGCAATGGCGCCAGGCACCAATCTCGGCGCTGCGACACCGATTGCACTTGGCGGAAAGCCCTTCGGCGGCGAGCCGGAGCCCAACAAGGACAATCCGAGCGGCAAGCCGCCGCAGCCTCCCCGCGACGCCAGCGAAGCGAAAGCTATCAACGACGCGGTGGCGTACATTCGAGGGCTTGCGGAACTGCGCAATCGCAACGCCGACTGGGCAGAAAAAGCAGTGCGCGAAGCTGCGAGCCTTTCATCGACCGCCGCCGCGCGCGAGCACGTCATCGATTTCACGGCAGCTACCGTTGGCGATCTCTTGACCCAGGCCCAGGGACGCATGGTCCGGGTCGGCCAAACAGATGTTCGGCTCGATACCGCCGGTCTTGTCGTCGAGGAATTCCAGCCGGACTGGCGAACGCGCCTACTTTCCGTGATTACCGATCCAAACATCGCAATCATCCTCATGATGGTCGGAATCTATGGCCTGATCTTCGAATTTCTTGCGCCTGGGACAATGCTTCCTGGCACGATTGGTGGCATCTGCCTGCTTCTTGGGCTCTATGCCCTGGCATTGCTGCCGGTGAGTTTCGCCGGCATCGGGCTGATCATCCTCGGCGTCGGGCTGACGGTGGCAGAGGCGCATTCGCCAACGTTCGGCGCGCTCGGCGTCGGCGGCGGTGTGGCGCTGGTGCTCGGCGCAACCATTCTGTTCGACACGGATATCCCCGGCCTAGAAGTTTCCTGGCCCGTACTGGGTGCGATCGCAGCCGCCAGCCTCGCTTTCAGCCTTGTCGTTGCTCGCCTCGCATTCACCTCGCGCTGGCGCGAGGTCGCCACCGGTGCAGAGCAGATGATCGGAATTTCGGGCAAGGTTGAGAGCTGGGCTGGGGCTAGGGGTTACGTCATCGCGCATGGCGAGCGGTGGAAGGCGATTTCTGCCGAGCCACTCGCCGCTGGTGACGGCGTCAGGGTGACCGGCCGAAACGGGCTGACGCTCGAAGTCGCACGCAGCCTGCAGGAGATCTAG